One segment of Podarcis muralis chromosome 17, rPodMur119.hap1.1, whole genome shotgun sequence DNA contains the following:
- the DUSP4 gene encoding dual specificity protein phosphatase 4, whose amino-acid sequence MAELREMECVGLQRLLHGGGSGQGGKCLLLDCRPFLAHSAGHIRGALNVRCNTIVRRRAKGSVSLEQILPADDEARARLRSGLYSAVVVYDERSGRAEALREDSTVALVVRALRRDAQHADICLLKGGYERFHSEYPEFCAKTKSPTAASVVATAEYLEHSCSSCGTPQHDQGGPVEILPFLFLGSAHHAGRRDMLDALRITALLNVSSDCPNHFEGHFQYKCIPVEDNHKTDISSWFMEAIEYIDAVKACHGRVLVHCQAGISRSATICLAYLIMKKRVKLEEAFEFVKQRRSIISPNFSFMGQLLQFESQVLATSCAAEAASPSGTLRERGKSSSTPTSQFVFSFPVSVAVHSTASSLPYLHSPITTSPTC is encoded by the exons ATGGCGGAGCTGCGCGAGATGGAGTGCGTGGGGCTGCAGCGCCTCCTGCACGGCGGGGGCTCCGGGCAGGGCGGCAAGTGCCTCCTCTTGGACTGCAGGCCTTTCCTGGCGCACAGCGCGGGCCACATCCGCGGCGCGCTCAACGTGCGCTGCAACACCATCGTCCGGCGCAGGGCCAAGGGCTCCGTCAGCCTGGAGCAGATCCTGCCGGCCGACGACGAGGCGCGCGCCCGCCTCCGCTCGGGGCTCTACTCGGCCGTGGTGGTGTACGACGAGCGCAGCGGGCGGGCGGAGGCGCTGCGGGAGGACAGCACCGTGGCGCTGGTGGTGCGGGCGCTGCGCCGGGACGCGCAGCACGCCGACATCTGCCTGCTGAAAG GCGGCTATGAGAGATTTCACTCGGAATATCCGGAGTTCTGTGCAAAGACAAAATCTCCGACTGCTGCGTCCGTTGTGGCGACTGCAGAGTACCTTGAGCACAGCTGCAGTTCCTGTGGGACACCGCAACACGATCAG GGTGGCCCCGTGGaaatccttcccttcctcttccttggCAGCGCACATCACGCCGGCCGGAGAGACATGCTGGACGCCTTGAGGATCACCGCCTTGTTGAATGTTTCCTCGGACTGCCCAAACCACTTTGAAGGACATTTTCAATACAAATGCATCCCAGTGGAAGACAACCACAAAACCGACATCAGCTCCTGGTTCATGGAAGCGATTGAATACATAG ACGCCGTGAAGGCCTGTCACGGCCGCGTCCTAGTGCACTGCCAAGCTGGCATTTCCCGATCGGCGACCATCTGCCTGGCCTACCTGATCATGAAGAAGCGGGTGAAGCTGGAGGAAGCCTTTGAGTTTGTCAAGCAGCGCCGGAGTATCATCTCCCCCAACTTCAGCTTCATGGGACAGCTCCTCCAGTTTGAGTCCCAGGTTCTGGCTACGTCGTGCGCCGCCGAGGCCGCCAGCCCGTCGGGGACGCTGAGGGAAAGGGGGAAGAGCTCCTCCACGCCCACCTCCCAGTTCGTCTTCAGTTTCCCGGTCTCGGTGGCTGTGCACTCCACTGCCAGCAGCCTCCCGTACCTGCACAGCCCCATCACCACTTCTCCCACTTGCTAG